The DNA segment ATTATTTAAAATTTTTAGAGGCAAGGGTTCCTTTGTCGATATTGCCGGCGGTTATGGAATGATGACCAGGCTGATGCGGGATCGAGGTTTTGATTATTATTGGTCTGATCCTTATTGTGAGAATGTACTTGCGAAAGGGTTTGGTGTCGATTTTTCAAAGGAAGAAAAATTCCAGGCGGTTTCCGCCTTTGAAGTTTTGGAACATACCGCAGATCCGATTTCTTTTCTAAAAGATACTTTAGAAAAAACGAATGCTGAGGTCATTGTCATTTCAACGGAGCTTTTTCAGGAGCCGGTACCCGCATCGAAGGATTGGTTTTACTATGCTTTCGAAGGTGGTCAGCATATTTCATTTTTTCAGAAAAAAACTCTAATCGAAATTTCTAAAAGACTCAATTTATATTTTTATTCCAACGGAACGTTTCATATTCTATCAAAAATAAAAATATCTAGTTTTTTTTTCTTCTTAGTTAAATCTCCGCTTCGAAAATTATATTTATTTTGGATTCGATTATTTCTACAACCAAAAACAATGTCTGATCATTATTTGCTTTTGCAAAAAAAATAAATGATCTGAATTTTCCATCATTATCTATTTGCAGTGCTAATTATGTTTTTCTAATATGAAAATTCTTTACGACCACCAAATATTTTCCTTACAAAGATTCGGAGGAATTTCCCGTTACTTTTCGGAGTTGATATCGAGCTATCGATTTCAACCTTCTTTTGGAGTTTCACCAAATTTATCTTTGTGGATCAATCGAAACGAACATATCCGTTCTGTAAGAGAAAATTCCTGGTTGGATGAAAAATATCCGCATTCTGTTAAAATCCCCGGCAAAAATCGGATTACTCATCTTCTCAACGTCCCGAATTCTCTGCGTAATATCAAACGAAACG comes from the Leptospira sp. WS92.C1 genome and includes:
- a CDS encoding class I SAM-dependent methyltransferase, which encodes MNCRICSEKTSFSFEEVILNRYTISYYLCGHCGLLQTEKPYWLEEAYGDAIIDADTGLIRRNLFFSEMLACILFKIFRGKGSFVDIAGGYGMMTRLMRDRGFDYYWSDPYCENVLAKGFGVDFSKEEKFQAVSAFEVLEHTADPISFLKDTLEKTNAEVIVISTELFQEPVPASKDWFYYAFEGGQHISFFQKKTLIEISKRLNLYFYSNGTFHILSKIKISSFFFFLVKSPLRKLYLFWIRLFLQPKTMSDHYLLLQKK